The sequence tcttgatttttagactacatagctaagtctcggactaggatagaaaagtgtagttgagctcaaggacttcatggcgattcatcatataacgacgaagatctatacaaggaaccatggaacttcatcaacaaaaaggtatgtggagacttgaacttgtctatcactcaaaagtctatctcttctatctcctatttcttatgagacaaaattcgtatgctatatagactagatcatacacatttgacatttcgagctgagcattcattgcttatcttttatctcgaaatcgtgtgttggtaaagcgtttcgctttgatcaagtttatcttcacctagtgacgaaagtcatgaaaagtttcaatcattttgagaatttctctgacgtgaatcggtctgtgaataacggctacataccgtcctctgagaatgtctcaatgattgaaatgagagtttagattacataaccatgtattccttgaaccgaagttttcgaactttgttgatcaagagaaatcgggaggattgtggaattggcttgccaagtccgcgaacccagtccgcagactcagtccgcgaactgtcggaagttctcgaccgagaatttctgctggattttccaaaactcatttgtgtgctaagtacgcgaactcagtccgcgaacccagtccgcgaactggcggaagttctctttccgagaatttctgctgattttggaaaactcaaccgactaacttaagtccgcaaacttgtttgtgaacttaagaggttatgatctaaagatgtgctctgaacatgaaatattaaattacgaaggaatgttttatgcaaaccgtggctataatgttcatgagccgattcaatcgaatcgaatcatctttgtttcaattgtgtcttgtgtagttacataagatctcatagcaattgaacaactctttaactagttcgtttgagtcaatttaactagttataatgaagaagaacaaggttgatatgaaattctcatatggttaaccttttgggttacttgttgaaccaacatacacgtacacgtttgggcatggttttcgcaaacccagtaaacgtttacccaagtgtgtgtgacaagctaagttttcgatctaacagttgagaaatattagcttgaatctaaatcatattttcatctaacggtgaataaggattgctttgtaactaaggcaaaaccctgatttgaaggctatataaaggagacatctagcaaaactaatccccacacgtctgtgtgatactagtgcgctcgctagagtcgattctcctctaacctttggttttcttctctaaaaccaggttaacgacttaaagacttcattgggattgtgaagccagaccgatactatttttttcgttgttgtgtgatctgatcttgaatcttctatcgtacgagtacaatcgattgattggcttgagatcgtgagagttctccgataggcaagataaagaagtcacaaacatcttcgtctcactgtttgtgattcctcgacaaaccgcctgtgtagtcaggaaggattgtagagaggtgattgattaatctaggctgttcttcgggaatataagaccggattatcaattggttcctgttcagcttgattttatatcttaagacggaacaaaacctagggtttatctgtgggagacagatttatcctttaatagactttctgtgtgagacagatttgtttattatcaagtctgtgattttgggttacaacaactcttgattgtgggtgagatcagctaagggaatcaagtctgtagtatcttgctgggatcagaggcgtaggagtacaactgtaccttggatcggtgggagactaattggggttcaactatagtccagtccgaagttagcttggagtaggctagtgtttgtagcgtcttaatatagtgtgtattcaatctggactaggtccaggggtttttctgcatttgcggtttcctctttaacaaaatttctggtgtttgtgttatttcttttccgcattatattttatataattgaaataatacaggttgtgcgttcgtgatcatcaattggaaatccaacctttggttgttgataaatattgattgatccttggatattggtctttggtaccgtccaagtattccttgtgttttgattaggactcgctgatttctattagcttgagtaatatcaaaaacaagagagagatattaactccttgagatacttttatctagattgagtctgactgtatagctgtttctctagcaaagtatttcggagttagtccatacagattgctaatcgaaatattgggtggtgttgttagacctccgctttttcaattggtatcagagcaggcaaacccgttaagacctaacaagtctgtgttgtagcgatctgactctatggacaaaagtactatctctgacaacgcaacaaCAGTACAGGACTACTCAGATAAGTTTCAAAAATCTGAAACCAATGAGGAAAACACCTTCTTGTCTCCTTCAACCGAATCTGAATCCAATTGgaggaaatctcttgatgaacagttggatgatctctcggatgatagtgattctgaagaaggacagagtcttgatgaggaagtttctcaatacatcaagttgtttaatcgtgaattgaaggaaacaaggacaactgcttgcTTAAGAAAGTATTtgagtcctctctgtcaagaaaacagaaaattgagaaaaatcttcaaaggttatgatggtggatacaaactgttacaatctaccgtcaaagatcatgaagaagaggttctctcaaaaaaatctgaatgtgataatcttcttcgtaacctatgtatattaaaagagaggcttgccgaaagtgaagcaagatgtgaatctcaacagaattttttcaatgacaAATAACGCAGTCTTCTTATCATAGAAAAgtccttggaaaccaaactcactgctTCTCTTaacaaggtaaaatcactggaagagaatctaaataggttcggttttagctctacaaaactgtcttctatgcttggagcctgtaaagaacatcatgataaacgtggtctgggatataaaggaatagacgctcctaacagtggtaagactaagtttgttaaagctgttaatatttcttcatgtgaagaacctgtgtcagcttgcaaaaacaaggattttacttcttctaaatctgctcaaaagagaactactgaacgtaggtccttcaactgctattattgcggaaacaaaggacactctcaGCAAAGGTGTCTCCTTCGGgttaggaatgaaaaacttcacaacattcttacttggatgactaaagaagttgttaaacctatatcacagattggaatcatTCCTGTCCGGCCTCAAGGGACATACTGTGATAGGCCTTTTCCTAATTATGTATTCAAACCGTAGGATACCTACAATAGTGGAAGGaaaaacagaaaaagtatgacAGATGCTGTAAATCAGTCTGGAAGGAGAAAAAGGAACATGACAAAGAAAAATGAGTCAAGTTCCTCTAATGTTCTCAAAAAGTACTGTGAATCAaagacttccaattcagacttcttacatgtcaacaatcgagtctctgatctgaagattcacataaacatACTGAgatggaatatcaagaaaacatggaatgttgttaaaCCAGGtgcttctaaatcttctcttgataatacttcttcaactaaaccaggtagtttgttaaataccgatgaaaaggaaaaagaagaagtgaataatgatgagcaagatgctcatcttattacaacctgacatgttcatgttgcatctctttttaattttttgtcttgttaaaaagggatgctcatggttctcaggattttcatcttgagaaaactgtcaggattgtactgcattcgatgttactttattccgtttgctcctcaacatatatttctctttctctttgggGTTTTTTGGTCTATCGTAGGCTCGtttctctagtacacgcaccaaccctcacgaccgtcttgtttcctagggtttgatggaatcccTTATTTTTATAATGTGTTCCAAAGGTGcaaaaaagattttctaaaagtctttgtggtgcacaatggagggaagcaacaaggttgatgatgttgagctatgtcctattgatatttcctgctttcatgctcttgatcatgaaaacgaagacaaactgtcagttcagatttcttcacaactggtaggaaatcttcttggagactttaaggtcgttcgcgaacaacttggtatcgcaacacagaatctagactacctaaaagacgaactaaggaaggcaactgaggaacttgatcttgttcaatccctggttgcagacaggatttagtttttcgtctgatcttggtttTAGTTGTTTGCCTAGGATGTCttgtttttggattagttggaagaataactagtgctttgaatagcgatgattgtgactacacatagctatttttgttttcatcttcttatgttattttttaggtttattggttattaaattctaaaaatatttggaggatgatgttattgcagtattgatctttatgattttgtgatattgcaatttgtttatgggatatgtattgtttgcatccgtgaacttgaaggtcccatattgcggtcaaaagtaaagtcgttcatgaattagtattcgtattgatgaaaggacgaatggacttttgacaaatacaaaagttatgcctatgcaatcatgtatttgatggaaaataggataaaatcttttgtttgacaaggataaagtctattatatcgttatgatggaaaatagaatatatccttgtatgattatccacggtattgatcttcattgatccatcttgttatgtattaccgtgaaggctccattgtgtgtcatATGTTAagtacgatacaactaagtcgatttttcttattggcttgttggttgttccataagatgctatatgttgagtattaggaactaaattaatcaaccagtttggttatttagtttgtactccataaggtttctttcttatgtcgagtacatgtacggttaaggttgtcagattctatgatgaacttagtcggggttccataagttctcttatgttgagcccaaaataattaaatttattacttcggtgattagtttggttgtctgtattccaattagattaattataggttctcttgtaattaatctagttgaattttcatatattccacaaattcttgtgttgagtatatgaacggctatactaatcatgttcttttGGTTAATGTAAATTCATTTGGAGACTAATAGCATGTTTATTTTTTCAAGCTATCTGATAGTGGTCACTAAATAGACCtctatttgtatttatttttcaaGTGCTGATACATCGTGTTCCGAAAATGATGTTTGTTTTCAGCATTTTagtggttttattattttttcataatAATAAATATTTCCACGTACTCCCTATTTTATCCCTCTAAATTTTTTGCCGACTAACGATCGTACCCACACTAGAATCTCATAATTCAGTGATCATTTTTTCTCCTACTGCTCCTCCTAATCCATGTTTTACCCCAACCCTTTTACTAACTATTAAGGTGAGATGATGATGATTTCGATTGCACGTCTTATTTTGTTTTTTAGGATTATGATTAGAAGAAacgataaaaaaaatatatattgttgttggTCGAATGAGAGGGTATTAACCATAGTTAATCATTGGTGGATCAATGGAAGCAGTCTAGGGGAGAAACCTCCACATTAATGGCGGTGGAGGTGAAGAATTAGGAAGAAACAACGAAACAAATTTTTTGAAACCGCCGGGATAAAAACGGTAGTTATTAAGTTAGGTTAAGGATAATATAGACATTATACCCATAAGATAGAGGTTGGGCACAAAGATACCACCTGGTTGGTGCTATCTCATTTTGTCTACTTGATAGAGTTTTAGCCTCTATATTGGTAGAGGTAGCGGAAAAAACAACATCTAAAAAAACGGGCACCATCTCTACATAGGGGAAGGTAGTGATTTGGAGAAAACAAACATGCTCTAACTCCTTCATTTTGAAGGAAAACTAGTTCATTTGTAGGAGTGTTAGGAGTGATCTCACTATGGAAATGAGGAGTAGAAGACTATACGGTAAACTTTTAGCCATTCAAGATAATTTTTATAGTGATTTTTATTCATAAGCGTGTATGATCAGTTTTTACTCAACACCACAGGCTATACGCCATGTATGATCATTTTTTACTCCACACGACAAATTTTCAGCCATGTGTGCTCCATTTTCAGCCTCAAACGACAAACTGTCTaccatttcttgtttttcttttttacaagGCAAACTGTTTATAGTGTAGTGTTATGTACCAAGTTGCCCCGAGCACCAGTCTGGGTGCCTTAATACTTGTACGTCACTGGTCCATTTAGTTAAGTGACTGACCGGGCGGATGTTGCCGCGTGTCTGTCTTAGAGTAGTCGATTTTAGGGTTCCGGGATTAGTCAGTATTTATCCCGTAACAGAAAGAGAAAGTGAGGATATGATTAATGAACTTTCTTTTACGGCTGTGTTCACCTGAACCAGATTTCCTTCATCTTTCTCTTCTCTAATTCgtccttcttcatcactacttcGTCTAATCTTCCCTGTCTAACTCTGATACCTCACTTATCCTTCGGATCTTGATTGTAGTTGTACTAAGAACAGTACATTTGGCATCAGATTCGTTCTATCCTTCAAACAAATGGGTTCCAATAACTTTACAATCAAAGAGTTATCAGATTCTCACAGAAAAAATCAACAGAAATTCATCGATCTAGACTCTAAAGTAATGAGAGTAAGTCAACAATTAGATGAATAATCGACTACTATGAAGACCCACCAAGATCAGACGAGCAACAGCTTGAAGCTACTGAATACTCAACACGATCAGACGAATGACAGTTTGAGAATACTAACCATTCAGATAGCCGAACTAATTCAAGCTTCTCGTGCTTCATATTCCAACCGTGGAGAGGTAGGGGCAGGAATTTTGGGTACAACACTAGGAGCTAATAATCAATTTGGTCATACTTTTCCATGTGAAGCATCACATGCTAGGAAGCAGCGTACTCCGAAACTCGATTTTCCTAGATTCGATGGAGAAAATTCACGAGGATGGGTACAGAAAAGTGAGAGGTACTTCCATATTCACAACATAGAAGAGAATCAGAAGGTTAGTGTTGCCTCCATATACTTAGAAGGTAAGGCTGATAAATGGTTCCTTAATTTTCAAATTGGAAAACCTTTTTTGTGTTGGAGAAAATTGGCTGATGGTGTTTGTGCTAGATTTGAAAATCCTGTGGATGACAATTTTATAGGGAGTTTTAACAAATTGTGTCAAGTAACTATTGTGGAAGAGTACTTTGAACAATTTGAATCTCTTAAAGCTCTTATGCCAAGTAGTAACCCCCATttaaatgagcaatactttgtAATGAGTTTCATTCGTGGGTTGAAGGCTGAAATAAAGAACTCTGTGTTGATGTTTCACCCACCTACACTATTACAagctttttcattagctagaaTGCAACAACAAAAACGTGTTCAACAATGTAAGCCCTCAAAGCCATTCCAGAGATCTTTTACCAACTCATTTTTCCAACACAAGGCCATATCAAGCTTCATCATCTCCATTCCCCCCNNNNNNNNNNNNNNNNNNNNNNNNNNNNNNNNNNNNNNNNNNNNNNNNNNNNNNNNNNNNNNNNNNNNNNNNNNNNNNNNNNNNNNNNNNNNNNNNNNNNNNNNNNNNNNNNNNNNNNNNNNNNNNNNNNNNNNNNNNNNNNNNNNNNNNNNNNNNNNNNNNNNNNNNNNNNNNNNNNNNNNNNNNNNNNNNNNCTATTCAGACTACTACCCTGTTTCTAGCCCATTTACACCCAAATCAGGCAACATCCGCCCGGTCAGTAACTTGACTAAATGGACCAGTGACATACAAGTATTAAGGCACCCAGACTGGTGCTCAGGGCAACTTGGTACATAACATGTAGTGTCCACTACCAACCATTCCTTTACCCGAAGCAGCGTATAGTTGACAGTTTTTAACTCTGATTTCCCTCAAAAAAATAAGCTCAACACGCTTTAACTTTGATTTCCCCCAAATAAATTGCTCATTCACCCCGCCCCCCAAAATCGGGTTCTTTCACTATGTTACAAATGAAATCATGGAGAGATGAGAGAGCCCGTGGAACAATTTTATGGACATTGTGATGAGCCCTGATATAGGTTGGTGAAATACTGGAGGTGTGCCATTCGCTGAGGTTGTTACTTGTGAGCTTCCATGGCCGTGAGTTGTAGCTGAGGGGTGAAAAATGTTATTACAGTCACCTTTATAGAAGTAGAAAGCTCAAAACAATTAGAATTCATCACGTTGCCCCACTTATCGTTCCGTTTTGAGTGATGCAAAAAACTATACATTACTCAGTGCCTGGAGATAGAAAAACCAAGATATCTGACATTCTTCTATTGCTGGCAAAAAAACCTGGTTCAAAAAGTGGTATTTACAGTAGACAAAAAGGAAGCCCCAATCCCATAAAGTATATCGTCATTGCTTTGATGAACCACAACCTAAGAACAGAGAGAAGAACCCAATTCTCTCTCCATATACTATCAGCTGAATACAAGATCTTATATAACTGAAACTTTGTTTATTCCCAGGTAACTGAGATCATTGAGTTTGATAATCCAGATTCATCAAATGTAAGCTTGGCCTCATAATCAAGAGTCTTTGATGCACCTGGGATGGCTTGCGTCAAGTGAAAAGGCCGAAGTTCTTCAACCAGGGAGCTACAGTAGGACCACAGCAGCTGCAAAGTCCAGAAAACAAGAAACAATCATCCATTAGATGCAGTGCTGCAATAGCAAAAATAGTTCCCACACGTTTACAGGCTTGCATTTTCTTCtttaacaagaaaaaaagagCAACCTCTACTCACGAAGGGGTCTTTCCAAAACAATCCAGCAAACACAAACATTTGGCAAATAACCAGATCAACTAGTTTCAGTTCAATCACTTCAGATCCTTGGAAAATAACAGCAATAACTGTCATCACCTAGCTTCAGTATTGGAGTAGTTCACCATGAGCTATAAAAGGAAGTTGAAACACACTACCTGAATTGGATCTGTTCGGAGAAAATTCCGCTGAAGTCTACGCCCATCAGGAAGGCGAACCCCAACTCTACAGAGAAGCTTTTTGTCAACCTTCGGCTCTCCAGGGAGATCGGGATACACAGGTTTCTTACTAGGGGAAGCTTCTGGCTCCTCAATCTTTGCTTCATTTGTGTCATCCGAACTCTCAGCAACAGGATCCTTTGTCTTTTCCTCCATATGTGCCACGGAAGCTGCCAATGCTAGTAAAATCTCCTCATCCTCTTCGGTAGTCTCGTGCGCTTCTAAAATTAACATTATCACATTTTAATTTGAAAGCTATCAAGTGTAGTAAACAAGGTTTTAAAAAGCGAAAGCGTGGGGCGAAGCGCTTTCATATCAAAGCGTAAAGCGTTGCAAAAGCGAAAGCGAGCtttataaaatatatataaataagaaGTCTCCAACCTaataaaagaaaattacgaacttcaGACATAATATGTAATTAAACTAACTAAGCATACTGATACACCTATTCTACTCAAGAGCTATCAAAGTATACTAGCCACAAATTTTTGCATCATTCATATCATCATGTAGGCAGTCATTGTCATCATGATCATCATTCCCAACTTTTGCATCATAGAAGAAGAGGCAGAAGAAGAAACACTTCTAAAAGAGGGAATAAAAAAATTAGGTTTACAGGTATTAGCAAACGTGTAACAGGCCCTATTGAGCCTCAAAGCCCAACTTTTTATCTTCTAATATATACCAAATCACAGAGCGGCGCTCTAGAAGCGCCTATGACCTAAAGCGCAAAAAAGCGCCTAAAAGCGCGCCCCAGAAGCGCCTTTTTAAACCATGGTAGTAAATAGTTgcaattaaaagaaaaaacatcTGTCTAACTATGAATCAGAATGAAATGTGATTCACGCCCAAGTGGTGTTAGTCTGCGACTATGGATTTTTGAAGATAAAACTAAATTCTAAATTTTCAAAATTAGAATAGAGAAACAGCATAAAGTAGCTACAGAACTGTTGCAATTAGAGCAAGAAGCCATGTTAACCATAAATTAAAACGAACTTGATTCACCAAACATACGCACATGTTGAACAGAGGAGTGGGAATGCTTTATGCCTTTATCAAAATACTAAAAAATGCTCTATGCAAAAACTAAATGTTTAATCTGTGATTTTGAACATACCATTTGGTTTGACAGTAGGAGCCTGAGAGGTTTCTCTTGGACGTTTGTGAGGAAGTGCAACATGATGATTTTTGGGACCTCCATCCATGAAAGGAAGTAGCTCCTATATGAGAAAAAATATCTTGTCAAAATTGGTGGATCAAGAAAAGGTAGAACTTCAATATAAAGCTAGAACATCCGACGATTTAACTTAAGCCACTTCTGTAAGCTATATGTAATAAAACAATTATGCTTGATGGCCATATGTAGTCTATAACAGGCAATACCTCTAATAAATGCTCAGGTTGAATCATTCCGCTCCATAAACGCATTTTTTGCCCGGTTATTGGGTCCAGAACCAGAACTACAGGAATAGAAACCAGGTTGTAGTAGGTGCAGACTTTCCTACCTTCAGTGGTGTCATCGTACACCTTGTtatcacaacacaacacaacatacAGAACAAGACAATTCAAATTGCAtccaatctaaaaaataaaatgaaatcgtAAAATTAGGCAAATTAACTGGATGATTATTAATAGATAGATGTACCTGCCAAAAGATGAAGTTAGTGCCGATTGTTTGAGCCAGCGCTTCATTAGCCCATGTATCACGGTTCAGCTTTACATAGCAAAGTAAATTAGAAAGGGTTAACCAAGATTTTAATTAGCCCAAACATGCAAATAGGGCAGATATATACCATGTGTGAGCTGAATTCCTTTGTGGACTGCAAATTCACTAGAAGCCACTTGTCCTGATCAGCAGCCACTTGTTTTGTCTGCATTTTCAAGTAACTTTAGTATCAACAACAAATCTACCACAAAACACCAAAAACTAGAACTGACTGAAATTTTCTAACTAAATCAATTTCTGcaagtaaaagaatgaatgaaagagaaatGATTAATATAAGCATGCAGGAGGCACCAATAATTTCTGCCTGATTAAATCAGTTTTATAAAGATGCTATATGCTGCTTAATTTTAGACAAGTAAGGACTTTGTTCAAAATTTGACAAATTGAAAAACTAAAGAAATAGAACAACATAAGTGTCTCCAAAGATTCTGATTTACCTTGTCGAAGGGTCCCTGGTACATCAAGTGAAAGGGGGGACGATAAAGCGAAGCAAGATTATCTCGAGGGTTGTCCGCTGTTGATGTCGCACCTTGCTCAGGCTCCCAAACTCCAGGACGTTTCATCTCCTCATTAAAATTCCGGAATGCAACCATAGAACTTGCTTCAAGAGGAGGATGTCCCATTCTAGCGGCTCTGCAGTGAAATACATGATATAATACAGAACAATTAACAAAATCGAACTAGTGAATCACCAACTAATTAAAGAAATTTCAAGATCCATGAACTAAAATGTTTAAGATTCTTTTTCGCCGAGCTAAGGTTACATATCTTGCATTGGAGTACAGAATCTGCACTAGGTGCAATTTGGATATGTTAGATACCCTTATCTGAGATGAGGATAGAATACGGAAATGTAATTTGTCTTATACAGAGTAAACACCGCACTCATCCCTCAGCCAAACAGATTACCCAAAC comes from Papaver somniferum cultivar HN1 chromosome 7, ASM357369v1, whole genome shotgun sequence and encodes:
- the LOC113298301 gene encoding plant UBX domain-containing protein 7-like isoform X1, with protein sequence MESVPTAENQSMGSVLTPEKQSMVSCFLEIAVGQSSETAKQFLQATSWNLEEAIQLFYVGNENGAITSSSFAPPEESSTPLAGQSPGREKGISSSGQDNGSEEVRAPLPVKRDVLYDDPLLFRAARMGHPPLEASSMVAFRNFNEEMKRPGVWEPEQGATSTADNPRDNLASLYRPPFHLMYQGPFDKTKQVAADQDKWLLVNLQSTKEFSSHMLNRDTWANEALAQTIGTNFIFWQVYDDTTEGRKVCTYYNLVSIPVVLVLDPITGQKMRLWSGMIQPEHLLEELLPFMDGGPKNHHVALPHKRPRETSQAPTVKPNEAHETTEEDEEILLALAASVAHMEEKTKDPVAESSDDTNEAKIEEPEASPSKKPVYPDLPGEPKVDKKLLCRVGVRLPDGRRLQRNFLRTDPIQLLWSYCSSLVEELRPFHLTQAIPGASKTLDYEAKLTFDESGLSNSMISVTWE
- the LOC113298301 gene encoding plant UBX domain-containing protein 7-like isoform X2, producing MESVPTAENQSMGSVLTPEKQSMVSCFLEIAVGQSSETAKQFLQATSWNLEEAIQLFYVGNENGAITSSSFAPPEESSTPLAGQSPGREKGISSSGQDNGSEEVRAPLPVKRDVLYDDPLLFRAARMGHPPLEASSMVAFRNFNEEMKRPGVWEPEQGATSTADNPRDNLASLYRPPFHLMYQGPFDKTKQVAADQDKWLLVNLQSTKEFSSHMLNRDTWANEALAQTIGTNFIFWQVYDDTTEGRKVCTYYNLVSIPVVLVLDPITGQKMRLWSGMIQPEHLLEELLPFMDGGPKNHHVALPHKRPRETSQAPTVKPNAHETTEEDEEILLALAASVAHMEEKTKDPVAESSDDTNEAKIEEPEASPSKKPVYPDLPGEPKVDKKLLCRVGVRLPDGRRLQRNFLRTDPIQLLWSYCSSLVEELRPFHLTQAIPGASKTLDYEAKLTFDESGLSNSMISVTWE